The Arachis ipaensis cultivar K30076 chromosome B07, Araip1.1, whole genome shotgun sequence genomic interval TTAAGGTTGATACCAAAGGTGTCCCACATGATACATTTTATGGCACTTTCCGAGTTAGGAGAATATGTGATGATCCCACCATTATTACCATGTTTGAACTTCCCAATTATGATGCTGATGACGAGTCTACTCCAAAAAAGGTTACATGTTCTTATAATTATCCTTAGATTGTGTAAATTCATgttttgttctttctttctttttatattcTGTTTTGGTGAATTTTTCTTATGGTGTAATGTGTCTTTAAACTCTTATGCCATGTGAATAGGAGCCTGATTTACACAAATCTGTCCTGTTTGGAAAAGCGGATATTGGTATTAAGGAGGAGTCATCAAAGACTTGTATCAAAAGTAAAAAAGTTGATGGTGAGTGTTTTGGGATTTTATGTAAATCTCCAGTTCTTATAGATTTTCTTGCTAAAAAATAGTCTGCTGTTTATGGAGGGTCTGAGTTTTCTGGTTTAGTTAACGGTGAAGATGGGAAAGATGTTGTATTGAGCTGCTGTGTGTAGGTGTAGGTATTTTACATAGTATATTTACAAGTGATTAAGAAGGCTTGTGATTCCAAATATTTTGAAATGTAATCATGCTGTCTGGATGGTGTTTTGGTTTGACTTTTTTGGATTGTGTCCAACAAATAGGATTGTCAAATATAGGGGTTTTCCTTTTGTGTTGGGTCCGGTTATGTGTCAAGTATCTGTATCCTCAACCCCTCTTTTTGTAATAGTGACTTTGCTAGGGATTGGACACATTTTCAATGTTGTAGCCTGTTTAGGTTACATACTAGGATAGGTTGTCAGATGTTGGGATCTTCCTTATCATAGGAGAGATAGCCATATGTAATTATTCATATCACTATCAATATTTTCATGAAATGCAgcagtttttaatttttatttgttcattgttgtacAACTTTAacttttcatgttatttacttattGGTGTTTTTTAGAATACTTTATTTTGTTTGCTTTTCTCCCTTGTCAAAACTCTCTATGGTTATGTAAGTTCTTTTTTGGTTTGTTTAGCTTTTATAAAGTTAACTCCAACACTTACTCCCCcaaaaaaagatagaaaatttGTTGGTTAATAGATTGACAATTTGTTTTCCTATCGACCCGGCTTTTTTTTAATACATGTTTTTTTATGGGTACTTAACAATGTCAATGCCTTTTTTGCAATGAATTAGGGGTAGTTTTCATGGTTTGTGTTTCAAACTCTTTTTTTTAGTACGTGTAACAAAGATGTCTCAGAATTCTGTTCTTGCTAGAGAATATAGGAGAAATTCTTTGAAAAGAAAGCAAACACAAGGTCACAATCGAAATGCAAGAGGTGGGTATTGATTTTAATTTtgtgatatttttattattttggttCAATTTTCAATGATTTTATATCCATTGGAGTCTTTGTAATTTTGTTCCTTTTCTAATGTTTTAGAGGTGCTCCATTCCTCGACACCTGTTGTTTCTTTGAATGATTATTCCGGTAATTTTTGTTGCTCTATCTATATTTTTGCGGTTGATCCTTATGTTTGTAATAATTTACATGTTTATTTTATATGTTTCCAATGTTTTgtgctcatttttttcttttagaaaatTTAGTTGACGTGTCCCAGAATGTTTACCAGAGTTCAACTTTTATTTTGTCAGGTACAATAATATGTTTAAGTATTCTATTCATgtccaattttatttttgttaaattatattttaaggtCTTTTGATTTATATGTAATAACGCATTCGTTTGTTGATTTACTATTGTTTTTTTGCAGTTTTATACCTAAAAGGTTTGATTTAACTAATAGTAACTCATGCAATTCCAAATTAAATATCTTAGGAGATTTCTgtactttatattttttttaatttaatatctcACTTAGTATCGTATGAATAAATTCATTTAGTACCATATCAAtaatttcatattaaaaaaattaattactctattggtcctcTAAATTCTTGAAATTTTCTGTTAGGTGCATATAATAtcttttttgtttcaatcatatccctcagacaaaattcattttttttattaggcTATTATTGGTATTGATTTGGTCAATTGTATCAGGatatatttacaaaaaaaaatatgttcatgaattcaattaaaagaaaaacaaagcctTTGAAGCTAATTAAGGAAAAAAATGGTGTaatgactcaattaaaataagaaagaaaaaagggagttccttaaaaaatttggaaaatgCTATGCATCAATAGAGTCATCAAAGTATAAAAAAACACAACATCATTCTAATTGTGATTTGGATTATATAATTTGAACTTACATAATTAgtatgagtaattaaaataatgaaacaaagtctatTCTAacattaaaaaagaaaacaaactctTCTTgaatatgctttatgttttatctacaTTTTGTTTTTTAATAAATCAATGTTACTTCAAATTGGTTTTTGTAGTTTATTACATTTTTAACGTTCAATTTTTATGCTGATTATTAAATAATCAATTCATTTCTTATTTCatcatgaattttttttatatttggttGTTAAATATATATTTACGTAAATttctattaatttaaattaaaatggaTGATATAGACCAATCAGAAATATATGATCCTACGATAAATTCATTAAGTCAAGTTGCTTCTGTTATTGATCATCCGCTGTTCTGGCAAAGTGAGATACAAGGTACGCTCTCTTTCTTAAATCATCTATTATTCAATAAAACTCAAATTAAAAtcttatttagttagttttaaaAGATTCCATTCTGCTTCTGTGATGAGATATTATTCAGGCAGTGTAAAATAGAAATAGTGTTTTCCTATATATTCTTCTTACAAAATTTAAACGAgtcaattatttattatatattatatcaaTAAGCTAATGGTTTATTCATTTTATGTTCAATCTCTTTCATGGCATCTAActcagataaaaaaaattttattcttatgcATGTTTTTTTGTTGTTTATTTTTACCAGGTTGTCTTGATGTTGGTGATCCTAACTATGAATGCTCAATCTGTGGGGCGTGTTTTTGGTTATCAGAACGTGTTGAAAGAGATTCTACAATTAGTCGACCTGTTTTTACTGTTTGTTGCTCAAAAGGGAAAATTCAATTACCTTATCTTCAAAAGCCCCCAGATCTGTTATATAATTTGATTAATGGACATGATAGGAAGAGTTTGTATTTCCAAAAAAATATTCGATCCTATAACAGTATGTTTGCCTTCATGTTTCTTGGTGGTAAGGTATTGGATTCAGTGAATGATGGGAGTGGTCCACCGCAGTTTATAATAACTGGTCAAAATTATCATCGGATTGGAAGTTTGCTCCCAGATCCTGGTCAGAAGCCTAAATTTGCGCAATTATATATATACGACACTCAGCATGAGATAATGCATAGGCGGGAAATCTTTCGGTATGTGTGTTTGAAgttttgttgttaattttttttattctatctcCTTGATGTTTTAATGTTATTGGCGTTGAAAAACATGTTTATATCTGTCACTGGATACTTATATTGTGTTTTATTCCCGTTATAATGTGTTATTAATCATTTCTGGTTGATAATGATTTATCAAAACATATTGAAATTGTATCCTGTGtggttttaaatattttttgtggTTAATGTATATTTGTTTTAAGCAAACATCTGAGATGGATGAAGAATTGATAATTGAGTTATTGCAAATGATTGATACTCATAATGTCATAGCACAGTCATTTCGAAGAGTCAGAGAATTTTATCAGTGTCATCCATCCGAGATATTCTCTTTGAAGTTGTATTCGCATAGGAAGGTTGATCGAAGAAATTACAATTCTCCCTCTTGTGATGAAGTCGCTGCTCTGATTGTTGGAGATTTTGATTCGTCGGATCATGGTCGTGACATTATTGTTCGATCTACTACTGGTCAGTTGCAACGTATCTATGAAACTCATGCTCTGTATTGGCCTTTACAGTATCCGTTGTTGTTTCCATATGGCGAGGATGGTTACCAGTTGAATATTCCATATCGAGGTCAACAGGAGGGGTATGTCCCTGGAAgaagaacaagggtttctctcagGGAATTCATATGTTTTCGTTTGCAAATTAGGGAGCAAGAAGATGGAATTATTCACAAGTATAGGCGATTATTTCAACAATTTGTTGTTGATTGTTTCACGATGATTGAGTCCCAGAGGTTGTATGAGATTAGGTTGAAGCAAAGTACAATTAGAGGAGAAGTGCTTCAAGGAATAGAAGAGGCTATGCATCGTGGTGATGATGAAGCTTCTTCAATTGGGACACGAGTCATCTTGCCTTCTTCGTTCACTGGTGGTAGACGTTATATGTTTAATCGTTGTCAGGATGCGATGGCAATCTGTAAACATTTTGGCTATCCAGATTTATTTCTTACTATTACGTGTAATCCAAATTGGCCTGAATTTCAGCGTTTCACGGAGCGAGAGCGAATTCCCATCGCTGATCGTCCTGATATTTCTTGCCGGGTTTTTCATGCTAAGTTGAAATGCCTGCTAAGCGATCTCAAGGAAGGTGTATTTTTTGGTCCACTTAATGCAGGTATGTTCCTTTCTTGCTTAGCATTTCAATTTCTGTCTGTTGTTTTTGTAGATGTAGTTGTCTGGCTTCTTTATgttgtgttttgtattttttaggcATGTATACTATTGAGTTCCAAAAAAGAAGTCTACCGCATGCACACATGTTACTATGGCTTAACGGGGAAAGCAACTTATAAAGTGTTGAAATTGTTGATGAATTCATCTGTGCTAAACTACCCAATCCACATAAATTTCCATCTCTTTATAATGTTGTCACCAAGTACATGATCCATGGTCCTTGCGGTCTTCTTAGACCGAGTTCTCCTTGCATGAAAGATGGTAAGTGCTCAAAATTTTATCCGAAAAGATTTGTTGATCAAACGAGCTTTGATGAAGTTGGCTATCCGATATATAGACGTCGTAACATGGGTGTGACAGTGAAGATCAACGACGTTGATATTGACAACAGATTTGTTGTGCCTTATAATCCACTGCTGTTAATGAAATATCAAGCTCACATAAATCTTGAGCTCTGTAACAAGTCAAACGTCATCAAGTATCTTTTTAAGTATATCAATAAGGGTCCGGATCGGGTGACTGCAACTGTTGGAGAAATATATCATGTTGGTGAATCTTCTCAGGTGGTTGATGAGATCAAGCAGTATTATGACTGTCGTTATTTATCACCGTCTGAATCCATGTGGAGAAGTTTTGCTTATGATATTCATCATAGATGGCCGTCAGTACAGAGGTTGACTTTTTACTTGCTGAACCAGCAACATGTTGTATTCGATGATGCTGATATCACCACTCATGTTTATTTGCGCAACAAAGATTTGCTGACGATGTTTACGGGTTGGATGATGGCCAACAGGCGGTTCCCGGATGGGCGGTCTTTAACATATGTTGAATATCCAGGAAATTTTGTCTATTGTTCGAACAGTAGGGAGTGGAAGCCGAGACAGAGGGGATTCTCAATTGGAAGATTGAGTTTTGCTCATCCGTCATCTGGTAAACTTTTCTATATGCGGATGCTTTTGAATGTGCAGAGAGGTTGTACCAGTTTTCGAAGTATACGAACTGTGAATGGTGTTACTTATGATACATTTCAGGAGGCATGTTCTGCCATGGGATTCTTGATAGATGATAAGGAGTATGTTTCTGCTATTAAGGAAGTTGCCGAGGTAGCGTCCGCTGCACAGCTAAGGAGGTTTTTTGTGATATTGTTGTTATCTGGTTCCATGGGAAGGCCTCTGTCAGTTTGGGAACAAACTTGGGCCTATTTGTCTGATGATATTCTTTATCGTAGAAGGCATGAGCTGCAATATCCTGGTAAGAAATTTGTTTATGGTGATTTTATTATATGAAAAGCAGACACACACGAACTTAGACAGTGCAGAAATTATATTATTGtgctaatatttattaattattgttaaatGTAGATTTAACGATGAGTCAGGACAAGTTGCAAACATTTTGTTTGTTAGAAATTGAGAAACTATTGTAGAGTAATGGAAAATCATTGAGAAATTATGCCGGTATGCCAGTTCCTAATAACTCTTTAGTGTCTCAATTTAACAACTTGATGTTGTTGCGTGAGTTGCAGTATGACACTGTTTCTTTGACTCGTGAGCATGATGCAAACGTCTTAAAGTTAAATGAAGAGCAGAGGGTGGTCTATGATAAAATTATTGATTGTGTTTTGAATAAGAGGCACGAATTCTTTTTTGTTTATGGCTTTGGTGGCACTGGAAAAACTTTTTTGTATAGGGTTTTGTCGGCTCGATTGCGATCTGAGAAAAGGATTGTTATAAACGTTGCTTCTAGTGGTATTGCTTCTCTGTTGTTACCTGGTGGTAAGACGGCTCACTCTATGTTCAATATTCCTGTTGAGCTGACTGAAGATACTGTTTGTCGGATTAAGAAGGATAGTGCAAAAGCTGAGGTAGTTTGATTGGCCGATTTGATTATTTGGGATGAGGCACCGATGACTAACAAGTTGGCTTTTGAAGCACTCGATAGGACGTTACGTGATATAATGGTTTCGGTCTCTGATAGGAATAAAGATTTACCTTTTGGTGGGAAGGTGGTTGTTCTCGGTGGTGATTTCAGGCAAGTCTTGCTAGTTATTCCGAAAGGTTCTCGTGCTGAGATTGTGATGGCTTCGATAAATTATTCTGTCCTCTGGAAATATTGTGAAGTTTACTGTCTGACAAAAAATATGAGGTTAACAATGGGATTGGAACAATCAACTCCTCAGGAGTTAAGGTCATTTTCAGATTGGATACTTCAAATTGGTGAGGGTCGGTGTGGAACAGTGGTCAATGATAAACTTTTTGTTGATATTCCTTCTGATTTATTAATTCCTGTCTTGGAAAATCCAATGGAAGATATTGTAAATACAATTTATCCGAATTTGGTTCAGAATTTTCGTGATCTAAGTTTTTTCCAGGATAGGACAATTTTGGCTCCGACTGTTGACAATGTTGAAGAGATAAATAATTATATTGTTGACTTGTTGCCCGGGGAGGAGAAAAATTATCTCAGTGCTGATTCGATATGTGGTAGTGATGTCTATTctgatgttgatgttgattggATAAATGTTGAATTCTTGAATCAGATTAGGTGTTCTGGTCTACCTAATCATTCATTGAAGTTGAAAATAGGTGTGCCTATTATTTTGTTGAGGAATATTGATCCAGTTGGGGGTTTGTGTAATGGTACCCGACTTGTTGTGCGAGATTTAGGGAGAAATGTGATCGGTGCGGATATTGTTTCTGGTAGCAATGTTGGGGATAAAGTTTTTATCAGTAGAATGAATATGATTCCCAGTGATACAGTTATACCGTTTAAATTCCAACGCCGTCAGTTCCCAGTTTCTCTGTCGTTTGCGATGACAATAAACAAAAGCCAAGGTCAGACATTATTAACAGTCGGTTTGTTCTTGCGTCGTCCTGTGTTTTGTCACGGTCAACTTTATGTAGCTGTTTCCCGAGTTAGGAATAGAAATGGTCTTAAGATTTTAGTTTGTGGTGATGCATTAGTTGATCCTGTCAGTACTGAAAATGTTGTATTTACGGAAGTTTTTGATAAGATATAATGTAGTTTCTTTGTATACATTCCAATCTTATCTGTGTAATTTATAGTTTTATTTTGGTGTATGTTTTCTTTATAGATGGACGGTTTTTCTAGGGTATGTGTAAAATTGTCTCAACCATTTTGTGTGCACTAGGTGCACCATTTTTTATGGACTGTTATATTctattaaatgaaaatcaaagtaTGTTATAAAAGAAGAGTATTCATACGATTTATAAATATAGGGTATATTACTATATATTAGCATGCACGTGGTTTCATCTCTGATGTGGAGAGCTATCTGCGTTTCAGGCCCACACACATCGAAGCTGTACGTTCTTCTCCAGCGTGGCTTTCTCCTCAGGAAGGGTGCATGTGCTGCTCTTTGTTTTCGCTGTCAGCTGTCTTTTCTCGCGATTCCTTCACGCAAGCCCCTTTTCTTGCGGATTTAGTTGATCAAGTAATCATCAAATTGAACCCAAGCCCCTTTGTTTTTATTTCCTGATTTGCTTCTCTCTGCCCTACCAAATCTTGTGTACAGCCTCTGTTTCTTCGGTGTTTAGTTCCTTGTCATTCATTGCAGGTTAAGGATTTTCCCATTGAGTCTCAAATAGAAGATTTGCAAGGAATCAATTAGGTGCACTCTTCTGGTCTTTTTACTTCCAAACCTGTTTTCGTCTTCACTGTTTTGCTTTTTTAATTCTGAtattattttttccaaaaaattggaaagaaattatattgttaatttattaataaaaataaaatatttccatcttattaatcaaaattaattatttatgttcTTATAGCAAGAAAGGTTATATGATACCAATGTAAGTTTCATTTTAATgttataaacaaaaaaattattttaatcgtAATTACACTCGGTCtatacaattttattttattttgttatttctaAGAAATATATTTAGGTAACTTTTTTAAAACGTATGTATCAATTATTCTTGGTGGCTTCTGctctctatttttttattattttggttttaatatttagtaaaaattctaatttgatgtctaatattttaaatattttgttttggttcaaaataattttatacgaTTTTAGATATTGTTATAGTATTCTTATTTAAACTACTTAATTATGCACTAAGATATTATGTATCTGTTACAGTTTATCAATATTCTTCTTTTATATTAATCTTTTATCTCTCTGTAATATAATCGAATGGTCTATACAAATATGGCATATTTTATAAGTACATAATTGTTGTTCTTATTTAAGATATACCCTCCTGTTTAATGAATAGAATTGATGgttcatattttattttgattttttttttaaaaagtcagTTTTTAAATACAGTTATTTTAGCGACTATTAAAAAGTTAATTGAATATGGCCTAGTTTGGGTAACGAACTTCtctttttgataaaataacttaaatgaTAAATGACtctattaaaagtaacttataaataggttattttgtgtttggatttttaactctaaaagtgcttattttatataaatttgatGAAAATTAGATGTATTATGTGAGAAGTgattcttttttaattttgtttataagCTTTTAAATTGTTTCTTAAaaagttgcaatttggttttTAATATTGTATCAGACATTAATATTACTACTttacataaattaaaagttaaaaaaagttacTTCTAAAGTTTTGTAAACAGGCcctatatatttattaaaatatgaNNNNNNNNNNNNNNNNNNNNNNNNNNNNNNNNNNNNNNNNNNNNNNNNNNNNNNNNNNNNNNNNNNNNNNNNNNNNNNNNNNNNNNNNNNNNNNNNNNNNNNNNNNNNNNNNNNNNNNNNNNNNNNNNNNNNNNNNNNNNNNNNNNNNNNNNNNNNNNNNNNNNNNNNNNNNNNNNNNNNNNNNNNNNNNNNNNNNNNNNNNNNNNNNNNNNNNNNNNNNNNNNNNNNNNNNNNNNNNNNNNNNNNNNNNNNNNNNNNNNNNNNNNNNNNNNNNNNNNNNNNNNNNNNNNNNNNNNNNNNNNNNNNNNNNNNNNNNNNNNNNNNNNNNNNNNNNNNNNNNNNNNNNNNNNNNNNNNNNNNNNNNNNNNNNNNNNNNNNNNNNNNNNNNNNNNNNNNNNNNNNNNNNNNNNNNNNNNNNNNNNNNNNNNNNNNNNNNNNNNNNNNNNNNNNNNNNNNNNNNNNNNNNNNNNNNNNNNNNNNNNNNNNNNNNNNNNNNNNNNNNNNNNNNNNNNNNNNNNNNNNNNNNNNNNNNNNNNNNNNNNNNNNNNNNNNNNNNNNNNNNNNNNNNNNNNNNNNNNNNNNNNNNNNNNNNNNNNNNNNNNNNNNNNNNNNNNNNNNNNNNNNNNNNNNNNNNNNNNNNNNNNNNNNNNNNNNNNNNNNNNNNNNNNNNNNNNNNNNNNNNNNNNNNNNNNNNNNNNNNNNNNNNNNNNNNNNNNNNNNNNNNNNNNNNNNNNNNNNNNNNNNNNNNNNNNNNNNNNNNNNNNNNNNNNNNNNNNNNNNNNNNNNNNNNNNNNNNNNNNNNNNNNNNNNNNNNNNNNNNNNNNNNNNNNNNNNNNNNNNNNNNNNNNNNNNNNNNNNNNNNNNNNNNNNNNNNNNNNNNNNNNNNNNNNNNNNNNNNNNNNNNNNNNNNNNNNNNNNNNNNNNNNNNNNNNNNNNNNNNNNNNNNNNNNNNNNNNNNNNNNNNNNNNNNNNNNNNNNNNNNNNNNNNNNNNNNNNNNNNNNNNNNNNNNNNNNNNNNNNNNNNNNNNNNNNNNNNNNNNNNNNNNNNNNNNNNNNNNNNNNNNNNNNNNNNNNNNNNNNNNNNNNNNNNNNNNNNNNNNNNNNNNNNNNNNNNNNNNNNNNNNNNNNNNNNNNNNNNNNNNNNNNNNNNNNNNNNNNNNNNNNNNNNNNNNNNNNNNNNNNNNNNNNNNNNNNNNNNNNNNNNNNNNNNNNNNNNNNNNNNNNNNNNNNNNNNNNNNNNNNNNNNNNNNNNNNNNNNNNNNNNNNNNNNNNNNNNNNNNNNNNNNNNNNNNNNNNNNNNNNNNNNNNNNNNNNNNNNNNNNNNNNNNNNNNNNNNNNNNNNNNNNNNNNNNNNNNNNNNNNNNNNNNNNNNNNNNNNNNNNNNNNNNNNNNNNNNNNNNNNNNNNNNNNNNNNNNNNNNNNNNNNNNNNNNNNNNNNNNNNNNNNNNNNNNNNNNNNNNNNNNNNNNNNNNNNNNNNNNNNNNNNNNNNNNNNNNNNNNNNNNNNNNNNNNNNNNNNNNNNNNNNNNNNNNNNNNNNNNNNNNNNNNNNNNNNNNNNNNNNNNNNNNNNNNNNNNNNNNNNNNNNNNNNNNNNNNNNNNNNNNNNNNNNNNNNNNNNNNNNNNNNNNNNNNNNNNNNNNNNNNNNNNNNNNNNNNNNNNNNNNNNNNNNNNNNNNNNNNNNNNNATATATAAagtctaaaaataaaatactttttagttacataatttttt includes:
- the LOC107606561 gene encoding uncharacterized protein LOC107606561 produces the protein MGVTVKINDVDIDNRFVVPYNPLLLMKYQAHINLELCNKSNVIKYLFKYINKGPDRVTATVGEIYHVGESSQVVDEIKQYYDCRYLSPSESMWRSFAYDIHHRWPSVQRLTFYLLNQQHVVFDDADITTHVYLRNKDLLTMFTGWMMANRRFPDGRSLTYVEYPGNFVYCSNSREWKPRQRGFSIGRLSFAHPSSGKLFYMRMLLNVQRGCTSFRSIRTVNGVTYDTFQEACSAMGFLIDDKEYVSAIKEVAEVASAAQLRRFFVILLLSGSMGRPLSVWEQTWAYLSDDILYRRRHELQYPDLTMSQDKLQTFCLLEIEKLL
- the LOC107606560 gene encoding ATP-dependent DNA helicase PIF1-like, producing the protein MTNKLAFEALDRTLRDIMVSVSDRNKDLPFGGKVVVLGGDFRQVLLVIPKGSRAEIVMASINYSVLWKYCEVYCLTKNMRLTMGLEQSTPQELRSFSDWILQIGEGRCGTVVNDKLFVDIPSDLLIPVLENPMEDIVNTIYPNLVQNFRDLSFFQDRTILAPTVDNVEEINNYIVDLLPGEEKNYLSADSICGSDVYSDVDVDWINVEFLNQIRCSGLPNHSLKLKIGVPIILLRNIDPVGGLCNGTRLVVRDLGRNVIGADIVSGSNVGDKVFISRMNMIPSDTVIPFKFQRRQFPVSLSFAMTINKSQGQTLLTVGLFLRRPVFCHGQLYVAVSRVRNRNGLKILVCGDALVDPVSTENVVFTEVFDKI